The Nitrospinota bacterium genome contains a region encoding:
- the aprA gene encoding adenylyl-sulfate reductase subunit alpha, whose translation MAEFKYTAKPEIVEIHTDILLIGGGMSACGAAYEAARWAKGKNVKITMVDKAAAERSGAVAMGLSAINTYLGENSPEDYVRMVRTDLMGIIREDLVFDLGRHVDDSVHLFEDWGLPIWKTDDEGKGHDGSYKGKSLREGGKPVRSGRWQAMINGESYKVIVAEAAKKALEDNRKETGVEQNLFERLFIVKVLHDATEDNRIAGACGFSVRENKVYVFHANAVMLATGGCVNVFKTRSTGEGQGRAWFPVWNAGSNYAMGAEAGAELTMMENRFVPARFKDGYGPVGAWFLLFKAQATNSLGEDYCVTNLEDAKKLYGKYTEKLGTCMRNHMMLQDMRAGKGPILMRTDVAMKKLAETMTPKEIKHLEAEAWEDFLDMTISQAGVWAANDIEPDKKPSELMPSEPYLLGSHAGCAGLWVSGPDDFGPEEWSWGYNRMTTVKGLFTAGDGVGASGHKFSSGSHAEGRMAGKSMVAWVLDHKDYKAKAVENAEDVAYEIYKPLETFAQHKGYTTAPNVNPNYIKPNMFQARLQKIMDEYVGGITPSYTTSKTLLEAGMGYLEVLKEDSKLLGAADLHELLRAWENYHRLIAAEAHARHILFREETRYPGYYYRGDFLALDDENWKCFVNSKMDPKTGKWEVFKREYKQLIAD comes from the coding sequence ATGGCTGAATTCAAATATACTGCGAAACCTGAAATAGTAGAAATTCACACAGACATCCTTTTAATAGGCGGGGGAATGTCAGCCTGCGGAGCGGCATACGAAGCCGCCCGCTGGGCAAAAGGGAAGAATGTAAAGATAACCATGGTCGATAAGGCGGCTGCGGAAAGAAGCGGCGCCGTGGCTATGGGTCTTTCTGCCATAAATACATACCTCGGTGAGAACTCGCCTGAAGATTATGTAAGGATGGTACGCACCGACCTGATGGGTATCATTCGCGAGGACCTCGTATTCGATCTTGGCAGACACGTTGACGATTCTGTTCATCTCTTTGAGGACTGGGGTCTCCCCATCTGGAAAACTGACGACGAAGGGAAGGGACATGACGGTTCCTACAAGGGAAAATCCCTGCGTGAAGGTGGAAAGCCGGTCAGGTCGGGCCGATGGCAGGCGATGATAAACGGAGAATCGTACAAGGTAATCGTCGCGGAAGCGGCCAAGAAGGCGCTTGAAGATAACAGGAAAGAGACCGGAGTGGAGCAGAACCTCTTCGAACGTCTCTTTATAGTAAAGGTACTTCATGATGCAACAGAGGATAACAGGATAGCCGGCGCATGCGGCTTCAGCGTTCGAGAAAACAAGGTTTATGTATTCCATGCAAATGCGGTAATGCTGGCGACAGGCGGATGCGTAAACGTATTTAAGACTAGGTCTACCGGTGAAGGTCAGGGGCGGGCATGGTTCCCGGTCTGGAACGCCGGTTCAAACTACGCAATGGGCGCGGAAGCGGGCGCGGAGCTGACCATGATGGAAAACAGGTTCGTTCCTGCCAGATTCAAGGATGGATACGGCCCTGTTGGCGCATGGTTCCTCCTCTTCAAGGCGCAGGCAACAAACTCGCTTGGCGAAGACTACTGCGTGACCAATCTGGAAGACGCGAAAAAACTCTACGGCAAGTACACGGAAAAGCTCGGCACATGCATGAGAAACCACATGATGTTGCAGGATATGAGAGCGGGTAAAGGTCCAATCCTTATGCGCACCGACGTGGCGATGAAAAAGCTGGCAGAGACAATGACTCCGAAAGAAATAAAGCATCTTGAGGCCGAAGCGTGGGAAGACTTCCTCGATATGACGATCTCCCAGGCAGGAGTTTGGGCCGCTAACGATATCGAGCCGGATAAGAAACCTTCAGAATTGATGCCTTCCGAACCTTACCTTCTTGGCTCTCACGCAGGTTGTGCAGGCCTTTGGGTAAGCGGACCAGACGATTTCGGCCCGGAAGAGTGGTCGTGGGGTTATAACAGAATGACAACAGTCAAGGGATTGTTCACGGCCGGCGATGGCGTAGGAGCATCGGGGCATAAATTCTCATCCGGTTCGCATGCGGAAGGGAGAATGGCGGGCAAGAGCATGGTTGCCTGGGTTCTTGATCACAAGGATTACAAGGCAAAGGCTGTTGAAAACGCCGAAGATGTCGCGTACGAGATCTACAAGCCTCTCGAAACTTTCGCGCAACATAAAGGTTATACAACCGCGCCGAACGTAAACCCGAATTACATCAAACCGAACATGTTCCAGGCCAGACTGCAGAAAATCATGGATGAGTATGTCGGAGGTATCACACCGTCATATACGACCAGTAAAACTCTGCTGGAAGCAGGCATGGGATACCTTGAGGTTCTCAAAGAGGACAGCAAGCTCCTGGGCGCCGCAGACCTGCATGAACTCCTCCGCGCATGGGAAAACTACCACAGGCTGATAGCGGCCGAGGCTCACGCAAGGCACATTCTCTTCAGGGAAGAGACAAGGTACCCTGGCTACTATTACAGGGGAGACTTCCTTGCGCTGGATGATGAGAACTGGAAGTGCTTCGTAAATTCGAAGATGGATCCTAAAACCGGTAAATGGGAAGTGTTTAAAAGGGAATACAAACAGCTTATCGCCGATTAA
- a CDS encoding FAD-dependent oxidoreductase — MTETNGTINSYVCTGCGIGESLDVPKLCKVPVEHSGLPEAKTHPSLCSDEGVAFLKQDVSAGANKIVIAACSKRVFSEKFDFGPSVMVERANIREGAVWISEPNNENTQLLAEDYFRMSVVKSGKRSLTTPYIQELDKKILVIGGGIAGLSSAIQASRAGKNVVLVEKESKLGGFMNRLKKKLPSGDDSLNPAETGISGKITSVENDPKIDVKLSTEIESISGQPGMFDVTMNSSGKSITIRVGAIIQATGSKPYDPQKLSHLGYGKKNIVTNIEFEDMAVKGEIVRPSDGGKIRSVLFVQCAGSRDEKHLPYCSSYCCSTTLKHAVYLREQDKDIKIYIVYKDIRTPGKYELFYKKVQEDDGIFFTKGEVASVEEGDGGSVNITVKETLLGGEITIKADMAVLATGMESSAKNGGALKLKYRQGPELPELAYGFPDSHFICFPYETRRTGIYATGTVRHPMDSRQAEIDSAGAVLKAIQCLELSSTGKSLHPRSGDTSYPEIAMDRCTQCKRCTDECPYGMYDEDEKANPIPNPLRCRRCGTCMGACPQKIISFKDYHVDMYSEIIRASSMPGEEEEKPRVLILACDNDSVPAFDMAAAERLKISPFVRIVALRCLGSMSMVWLSDAFSKGFDGVILMGCKHGDDYQCHNVKGSELANERMGKLEETLGRMAIEPQRVQFTPVAIGDYKKLPGIIDEFMKMIDEVGPNPFKEFGE, encoded by the coding sequence ATGACTGAAACCAACGGCACAATAAACAGCTATGTTTGTACCGGATGCGGTATAGGCGAAAGCCTGGATGTTCCAAAACTCTGCAAGGTTCCGGTAGAGCACTCAGGTCTTCCGGAAGCAAAAACGCACCCGTCGCTCTGCAGTGACGAAGGGGTAGCGTTCCTAAAACAGGATGTAAGCGCGGGCGCAAACAAGATCGTGATTGCCGCCTGTTCAAAAAGGGTATTCTCCGAGAAGTTCGACTTTGGCCCGTCCGTTATGGTCGAGCGTGCGAACATACGTGAAGGGGCGGTATGGATCAGTGAGCCGAACAACGAGAATACTCAGCTCCTCGCCGAAGATTACTTCCGCATGTCGGTTGTGAAATCGGGGAAGAGATCGCTTACTACCCCTTACATTCAGGAACTGGACAAGAAGATACTTGTAATCGGCGGAGGTATTGCGGGGCTTTCGTCGGCGATACAAGCTTCAAGAGCCGGAAAGAACGTCGTGCTTGTCGAAAAGGAGAGCAAGCTCGGGGGATTCATGAACCGGTTGAAGAAAAAACTCCCCTCGGGCGATGATTCGCTAAATCCTGCCGAGACCGGAATCAGCGGGAAGATAACATCGGTTGAGAACGATCCCAAGATCGACGTGAAACTGTCAACCGAGATAGAATCTATTTCCGGCCAGCCAGGAATGTTTGACGTGACGATGAACTCAAGTGGAAAGAGCATTACCATTCGCGTAGGGGCGATTATCCAGGCAACCGGCTCAAAGCCATACGATCCTCAAAAACTTTCGCATCTTGGATATGGGAAGAAGAATATAGTTACGAATATTGAGTTCGAGGATATGGCTGTCAAAGGTGAGATCGTGCGCCCATCGGACGGCGGAAAAATAAGATCCGTTCTTTTCGTTCAGTGCGCCGGCTCGCGTGATGAAAAACATCTTCCGTACTGCTCTTCTTACTGCTGTTCGACCACCCTGAAACATGCGGTCTATCTGCGTGAACAGGATAAGGATATAAAGATATATATCGTCTACAAGGACATAAGAACCCCAGGCAAATACGAACTCTTCTACAAAAAAGTTCAGGAGGATGATGGAATCTTTTTCACGAAAGGCGAGGTAGCCTCAGTGGAAGAGGGTGATGGCGGAAGCGTGAACATCACTGTAAAGGAGACACTCCTTGGGGGTGAGATAACTATAAAAGCCGACATGGCGGTGCTCGCAACAGGTATGGAGTCATCGGCGAAAAATGGCGGGGCTCTTAAACTCAAATACAGGCAGGGGCCGGAACTGCCGGAATTGGCGTACGGTTTCCCTGATTCGCACTTCATCTGTTTTCCATATGAGACAAGGAGAACCGGAATATACGCAACAGGGACAGTGCGACATCCGATGGACAGTCGTCAGGCCGAGATCGATTCCGCTGGAGCTGTACTCAAGGCGATCCAGTGTCTGGAACTTTCGTCTACAGGAAAATCGCTTCATCCACGTTCGGGCGATACCAGCTACCCTGAGATAGCAATGGACAGGTGCACACAGTGCAAGAGGTGCACCGATGAATGTCCCTACGGGATGTACGACGAAGACGAAAAGGCGAATCCGATACCGAATCCTTTGCGTTGCAGAAGATGCGGCACATGTATGGGAGCTTGTCCGCAGAAGATAATCTCGTTCAAGGATTACCATGTAGATATGTACAGCGAAATTATCAGAGCTTCAAGTATGCCCGGTGAAGAGGAGGAGAAGCCGAGGGTGCTTATTCTTGCGTGTGACAACGATTCTGTGCCTGCTTTCGACATGGCTGCCGCCGAACGATTGAAGATCAGCCCTTTCGTGAGGATCGTTGCGCTTAGATGCCTCGGTTCAATGAGCATGGTATGGCTAAGCGACGCATTCTCGAAAGGTTTCGACGGCGTGATCCTGATGGGATGCAAACATGGGGACGACTACCAGTGCCATAACGTGAAGGGGAGCGAGCTTGCTAACGAGCGAATGGGGAAACTCGAAGAGACGCTCGGAAGGATGGCTATTGAACCACAGCGCGTGCAGTTTACACCGGTTGCGATAGGGGATTACAAAAAGCTTCCTGGGATAATCGACGAATTCATGAAAATGATAGACGAAGTAGGTCCGAATCCGTTCAAGGAGTTCGGAGAATAA
- the qmoC gene encoding quinone-interacting membrane-bound oxidoreductase complex subunit QmoC: MSSGQFVSPDMEFIAQLKSAGADAFKKCFQCATCTSVCGVSQGSTPFPRKEIALAQWGQKDKLLYDPGVWVCHQCGDCTKHCPRGADPSAVLSAIRGIGYRELAVPAVLGKFMSSPSYLVPLLAVPIAVLLLVIMVVNGISLPEGDVVFSKLMPIAVIDSVFLPVAFFAVVTALLSIMKFWKKMSINTGKESNVVSGLIKTIMDVILHRRFSKCETNSQLNLSHLLTFYGFIALFITTNMVMAYHYLFGIETPLSLGDPVKILGNVGAVLITLGLAWTIFRRLTNPKASGKATYTDWTFIIALTLTALTGIGAELSRLGGMAGIAYTVYFIHLVMVFFLFAYMPFSKFAHILYRTTAMVFSNGIKSSEGR, encoded by the coding sequence GTGAGTTCCGGTCAATTCGTATCGCCAGACATGGAATTTATCGCGCAGCTGAAAAGTGCCGGCGCGGATGCGTTTAAAAAATGTTTTCAGTGCGCCACATGTACTTCCGTCTGCGGAGTATCGCAGGGGAGTACCCCCTTTCCGAGAAAAGAGATAGCGCTTGCACAGTGGGGACAGAAGGATAAACTCCTTTATGATCCCGGCGTATGGGTCTGCCACCAGTGCGGTGACTGCACAAAACATTGTCCGCGAGGGGCGGACCCTTCCGCGGTTCTTTCCGCGATTAGGGGGATAGGATACAGGGAGCTCGCTGTCCCTGCGGTGCTCGGCAAATTCATGTCGTCACCGTCGTACCTTGTTCCGTTGCTAGCGGTTCCGATCGCCGTCCTTCTTCTCGTGATCATGGTTGTGAATGGAATTTCACTCCCCGAAGGTGATGTTGTTTTTTCAAAACTGATGCCGATCGCGGTGATAGACTCCGTGTTTCTCCCGGTCGCGTTCTTCGCTGTTGTAACGGCTCTTTTGTCGATAATGAAATTCTGGAAAAAAATGTCCATCAATACCGGGAAAGAATCGAACGTCGTATCGGGTTTGATAAAAACGATCATGGATGTGATACTTCACAGGAGGTTCAGCAAGTGCGAGACAAACAGCCAGCTGAACCTTTCGCATCTCCTTACCTTTTACGGTTTCATCGCCCTTTTCATAACGACAAACATGGTGATGGCCTACCACTACCTCTTCGGCATAGAGACGCCGCTTTCACTGGGTGATCCAGTCAAGATACTGGGTAACGTGGGAGCGGTGCTTATAACGCTGGGATTGGCATGGACCATCTTCAGGCGGCTGACAAATCCGAAAGCCTCCGGCAAGGCGACATACACTGATTGGACATTTATAATAGCCTTGACGCTTACGGCGCTAACAGGCATAGGGGCGGAGCTGTCGAGGCTTGGCGGCATGGCTGGAATTGCCTATACCGTTTATTTCATCCACCTTGTAATGGTCTTTTTTCTCTTTGCGTATATGCCTTTTTCCAAGTTCGCGCACATCCTGTACAGGACTACCGCGATGGTTTTCTCAAACGGTATTAAAAGCTCGGAGGGCAGATAA
- the sat gene encoding sulfate adenylyltransferase encodes MSKLVNPHGSKKLKCLLLSGEKLKSAKKKAEKLKQIRMTSRETGDLIMMGIGAFTPLDGFMGKKDWKGVCEKMKMVNGLFWPIPITISVSREEAAKIKNGESVSLVDDETDELMGSMVVKEKYEPDLKFECKHVFKTNDMQHPGVANVMAQKPVNLGGPVKVFSESYFPQEFKGLYMRPEETRKIFDKKGWSSVAALQLRNPMHRSHEYLAKIAIEIADGVFIHQLVGKLKPGDIPAPVRVEAINVLTEKYFVKDTYLMGGYPLDMRYAGPREALLHALFRQNFGCSHLLVGRDHAGVGEYYGPFDAHKIFDEIPKDALEIRPLKIDWTFYCRKCDGMASMKTCPHAPEDRVLLSGTKLRSMLSNNEPVSSEFSRPEVLEVLKRYYDNLEEKVEIKLHKYSEGEKVT; translated from the coding sequence ATGTCTAAACTTGTGAATCCCCATGGTTCGAAAAAACTGAAATGTCTCCTCCTTTCCGGAGAGAAACTGAAAAGCGCTAAGAAAAAGGCCGAAAAGCTGAAACAGATTCGGATGACTTCCAGGGAAACCGGCGATCTCATCATGATGGGCATTGGAGCGTTCACGCCGCTGGATGGGTTCATGGGTAAAAAGGACTGGAAGGGTGTCTGCGAGAAGATGAAAATGGTGAACGGCCTCTTCTGGCCCATCCCGATAACCATTTCCGTTTCCCGCGAGGAGGCCGCCAAGATAAAAAATGGGGAGTCTGTCTCGCTGGTGGATGATGAAACTGACGAGCTTATGGGGAGCATGGTCGTAAAGGAAAAGTACGAACCTGACCTTAAATTCGAATGCAAGCACGTATTCAAGACAAACGACATGCAGCATCCGGGAGTGGCGAACGTCATGGCACAAAAGCCTGTAAATCTCGGAGGGCCGGTAAAGGTCTTCAGCGAGAGCTATTTTCCGCAAGAGTTCAAAGGGCTTTACATGAGACCGGAAGAGACCAGGAAAATTTTCGACAAGAAGGGGTGGAGCAGTGTTGCGGCGCTTCAGCTAAGAAACCCGATGCACCGCTCCCATGAATACCTTGCGAAAATCGCGATAGAGATAGCCGACGGCGTATTCATTCACCAGCTTGTCGGGAAATTGAAACCTGGAGATATCCCCGCGCCTGTGAGGGTAGAGGCGATAAACGTGCTTACAGAGAAATATTTCGTAAAGGACACCTATCTGATGGGGGGATATCCGCTCGACATGAGGTATGCCGGACCGAGGGAGGCTCTACTGCACGCGCTCTTCCGGCAGAACTTCGGATGTTCTCACCTCCTGGTCGGGCGAGACCACGCAGGGGTAGGGGAGTATTACGGCCCGTTCGACGCGCACAAGATATTCGACGAGATACCGAAAGACGCGCTTGAGATTCGCCCGCTGAAGATCGACTGGACGTTCTACTGCAGGAAGTGCGACGGTATGGCCTCCATGAAGACCTGTCCGCATGCGCCTGAAGACCGGGTTCTCCTTAGCGGAACCAAACTGCGGAGCATGTTGTCGAATAACGAGCCTGTCTCATCGGAATTCAGCAGGCCGGAAGTTCTTGAGGTTTTGAAGAGATATTACGACAACCTCGAAGAGAAGGTCGAAATAAAGCTCCATAAGTACTCCGAAGGTGAGAAGGTTACATAA
- a CDS encoding NAD(P)/FAD-dependent oxidoreductase: MKKLLILGAGTGGTIIANQLSKKLDPKKWSITMIDKASEHYYQPGFLFLPFKLYGYETRADVTKPITKPLPKGVTFLNEEIKLIDHENNRVETDKGVHDYDWMILALGTHVAPSEIEGMEEAFGEHANTFYTLDGALSLQKSFENFKGGRVVLNIAEMPIKCPVAPIEFVFLADYYFHKRNMRDKVEIDLVTPLTGAFTKPEATRVLNEIAAEKNIKIIPNFTIGRVDGKSKTIFSFTGESVPYDLLVSIPPNLGPEVIEDSGLGNGAGFALTDKHTLKSQKADNIYVLGDNTNVPTSKAGSVAHFEAEIIVENFLRELKGEKPLPDYDGHSNCFIESGFHKALLFDFNYDTEPLAGTFPVPGVGPFSLLKESHLNHLGKMGFKWVYWNMLLTGHLPGDPLLPAQMSRYGKDFSPHAEDAGVK; the protein is encoded by the coding sequence ATGAAAAAGTTGCTGATACTAGGCGCAGGCACAGGCGGTACGATAATCGCAAACCAACTCTCGAAAAAGCTCGATCCTAAAAAGTGGTCCATTACGATGATCGACAAGGCATCCGAGCATTACTATCAGCCTGGTTTCCTTTTCCTGCCATTCAAGCTGTATGGCTATGAAACTCGGGCGGATGTCACAAAACCGATAACAAAACCGCTTCCAAAAGGGGTGACCTTCCTGAATGAAGAGATAAAACTTATCGACCATGAAAACAATCGCGTCGAAACGGATAAAGGTGTCCACGACTACGACTGGATGATTCTTGCCCTCGGAACACATGTTGCACCATCTGAGATTGAAGGGATGGAAGAGGCTTTCGGCGAGCATGCGAACACCTTCTACACCCTTGATGGCGCGCTCTCCCTCCAAAAATCGTTTGAAAATTTCAAAGGGGGACGCGTTGTTCTGAACATTGCCGAAATGCCTATCAAATGTCCAGTCGCTCCGATCGAATTTGTCTTTCTTGCCGACTACTATTTCCACAAGAGAAACATGCGGGACAAGGTTGAAATCGACCTTGTAACCCCCCTTACCGGAGCATTCACCAAACCTGAAGCGACAAGGGTGCTGAACGAAATTGCTGCGGAGAAGAACATCAAAATAATTCCGAATTTCACCATCGGAAGGGTCGATGGCAAAAGTAAAACCATCTTCTCATTTACCGGCGAAAGCGTTCCTTACGACCTGCTTGTCTCCATACCGCCCAATCTCGGCCCGGAGGTCATCGAAGACTCCGGCCTCGGCAACGGAGCCGGTTTTGCCCTTACGGACAAGCATACGCTGAAGAGCCAGAAGGCGGACAATATCTATGTGCTTGGCGATAACACGAATGTCCCGACCTCCAAAGCGGGCTCGGTCGCCCATTTTGAAGCTGAAATTATCGTTGAAAATTTCCTTAGAGAGCTGAAAGGGGAAAAGCCCCTGCCCGATTATGACGGGCACTCTAACTGTTTTATCGAATCGGGATTCCACAAGGCTCTTTTGTTTGATTTTAATTACGATACTGAGCCTCTAGCCGGGACATTCCCCGTGCCGGGTGTCGGCCCATTTTCGCTGTTAAAGGAGAGCCACCTGAACCATCTCGGCAAAATGGGATTCAAATGGGTTTACTGGAACATGCTCCTAACCGGCCATCTCCCTGGCGATCCCCTCCTCCCGGCGCAGATGAGCCGGTACGGGAAGGATTTTTCTCCGCATGCTGAAGATGCCGGAGTTAAATGA
- a CDS encoding HPP family protein, whose translation MLKYFFEKMHGYGKPHVFPGMVEVFWSWLGSAIGIGLCGWLTSFWFEGMDMTLIIGSFGASAVLLYAAIHSPLAQPRNCFGGHVLSALVGVFCFKMFGNVIWLAGSIAVSVSVAIMLLTNTLHPPGGATALIAVIGSPAIHDLGYFYALIPVALGATLLLLVALVVNNLAPSRKYPLFW comes from the coding sequence ATGTTGAAATATTTTTTTGAGAAGATGCACGGATACGGGAAGCCCCACGTTTTCCCCGGTATGGTAGAGGTTTTCTGGTCATGGCTCGGCTCTGCCATCGGCATCGGCCTTTGCGGCTGGCTTACATCATTCTGGTTTGAAGGGATGGATATGACCCTGATAATCGGCTCTTTTGGGGCCTCTGCCGTACTCCTGTACGCGGCGATCCACTCACCTTTGGCACAGCCGAGAAACTGTTTCGGCGGTCATGTGCTATCGGCCCTGGTAGGGGTATTCTGCTTCAAGATGTTTGGCAATGTCATCTGGCTTGCCGGATCGATTGCTGTTTCCGTTTCGGTTGCGATCATGCTTCTCACCAATACCTTGCACCCCCCCGGAGGGGCAACCGCACTTATCGCCGTAATAGGCTCCCCTGCCATACATGATCTAGGCTACTTTTACGCACTGATTCCAGTAGCGCTTGGGGCCACCCTTCTGCTGTTGGTTGCCCTGGTGGTAAACAACCTTGCCCCAAGCCGCAAGTATCCGCTTTTCTGGTAG
- a CDS encoding dimethyl sulfoxide reductase anchor subunit, translating into MHPEISLVLLSVLSGIGQGLFILLVLLDFLYMERLSGDFVYISLAMSFILPSLGILASTFHLGNPSRGYKAFRKWKQSWLSREMIFAPAFLFFVFAYTFLFYTGSPENTRRVAGVLGVLSSLGLYLSTSMLYAKIRFIKEWANAYTVINFFLLGLTSGFIAALAGLALAGMDKAVFDLVLNITFTTGAVALVMKISAYVYNARHYQPITENNALGISVGQIKILDWGTSYAHFNTKEYFFPITNIQIVTRQLLAITLIFVLPFILLFFFVPSAFSTGLTLVLITAGLVIERSLFFIQGNHIQNLYYGNFRKNMASNPILSSQS; encoded by the coding sequence ATGCATCCTGAAATTTCACTTGTACTGCTGTCGGTTCTTTCTGGAATCGGACAGGGGCTGTTTATCCTGCTGGTACTTCTCGATTTTCTATATATGGAAAGATTGTCAGGAGATTTTGTATACATATCTCTTGCGATGTCGTTCATCCTCCCTTCCCTGGGGATACTGGCATCAACGTTCCACCTTGGAAATCCTTCCAGGGGCTACAAGGCGTTTCGCAAATGGAAACAGTCATGGCTTTCCAGGGAGATGATATTCGCCCCTGCATTCCTCTTTTTCGTTTTTGCGTACACATTCCTTTTCTACACAGGCTCGCCTGAAAATACGAGAAGGGTCGCAGGCGTTCTGGGCGTTCTCTCAAGTCTCGGCCTCTACCTCTCGACTTCAATGCTCTATGCCAAGATCAGATTTATCAAAGAGTGGGCGAACGCGTATACCGTTATCAATTTTTTCCTGCTTGGACTTACATCGGGATTTATCGCCGCCCTTGCTGGATTGGCACTTGCAGGAATGGACAAAGCGGTTTTTGATTTGGTACTGAACATCACATTCACGACCGGCGCTGTCGCTTTGGTAATGAAGATCTCCGCGTATGTTTATAATGCGCGTCACTATCAGCCGATCACCGAAAATAACGCACTCGGAATTTCCGTCGGGCAGATAAAAATCCTCGATTGGGGGACTTCATACGCGCATTTCAATACGAAAGAATACTTCTTCCCCATTACAAATATACAAATAGTTACGCGCCAATTATTGGCAATTACTTTAATATTTGTGCTCCCCTTTATTCTCCTTTTCTTTTTTGTCCCGAGCGCGTTTTCAACGGGATTGACTCTTGTGCTTATAACAGCCGGGCTTGTGATCGAAAGAAGCCTTTTCTTCATCCAGGGGAACCATATACAGAATCTATATTATGGCAACTTCAGAAAAAACATGGCGAGCAATCCGATCCTTAGCTCACAGAGCTGA
- a CDS encoding 4Fe-4S dicluster domain-containing protein, whose amino-acid sequence MTQLALVIDLNKCVGCHACATNCKAWNSAGKFGPLTDNEPYGDKPSGVWFNRVQTYEVGKFPKTEVIHFPKSCMHCKDAPCVEVCPTGASLKRTEDGVVLVNYDDCIGCKYCSWACPYGCREFDEFDGVMKKCTLCADRIYNEDLPENERKPACVLACPANARTYGDIDDPESEASKAIKSGHGYRAMSEAGTNPSNHYLPKRRKEIKLDKEELEVQRHAVVELEPKKTTPDDTKTSEDWAVP is encoded by the coding sequence ATGACACAATTGGCCCTGGTTATAGACCTCAACAAATGCGTTGGATGCCACGCCTGCGCCACGAACTGCAAGGCCTGGAACAGCGCGGGTAAATTCGGTCCGCTCACGGACAACGAACCTTACGGCGATAAACCTTCCGGGGTCTGGTTCAACCGCGTGCAGACCTACGAAGTGGGAAAATTCCCGAAAACGGAAGTCATCCATTTCCCAAAATCGTGCATGCACTGCAAGGACGCCCCTTGCGTGGAGGTATGCCCTACCGGAGCCTCCCTGAAAAGGACGGAAGACGGGGTGGTGCTTGTAAATTATGACGACTGCATCGGATGTAAATACTGCTCATGGGCCTGCCCATACGGATGCAGGGAGTTTGACGAATTCGACGGCGTGATGAAGAAATGCACGCTCTGCGCTGACAGGATCTACAACGAAGACCTTCCAGAGAATGAACGCAAACCCGCCTGCGTTCTTGCTTGCCCCGCAAACGCCAGAACCTATGGCGATATTGACGATCCGGAAAGCGAAGCATCAAAGGCTATCAAAAGCGGACATGGATACAGGGCAATGAGCGAAGCCGGCACAAATCCGTCAAACCACTATCTCCCGAAAAGACGCAAGGAAATCAAACTCGACAAGGAAGAGCTTGAAGTACAGCGACACGCTGTCGTTGAGCTCGAACCAAAGAAAACAACCCCTGATGACACAAAAACATCGGAAGACTGGGCCGTTCCATAG